The sequence tcaTGCACATattacatatacatatacgtatatatatatatgtatgtatcgCCCTCTATCTGTTTGTGTATGCGTTTGCATGTATCcgtgtatatgcatatgtggATATGAGTGCATCTGTAGGGTGTGTATATAGAATGTTCTaagcgcatgcgcctcttGCGTTTGCTTTGGCTGTCTTTTAGTTACTTGATAGAAGATGGCGTGGCGTTCATGACCGTTTGCGGCGGGTCGTATCCGAAGAAACTCGCGTTTTCGTTCTTGGAGGACGTTCAGCGGGCGTTTCaagaggagctgcagacCTCGTTCGGCACGCATGCCGTCGACTACCGCTCCATCATCGAGACAATTGAAAAGCCGTACTACTTCGTGAAGTTCGGTGAGACAAACGAGGCGGGGATGCCAGACGACTTGaggggagaagacgcaggcagacggtgaagaaaaaacgcacaAAGAGCGTGGGCGCGGCACGCAGGAGAAGGGATAAAAGAGACGGCTAATTTTTTTCGGCTTTCGTTGCTCCAAGCCGACGAGTGCAAACGAAAGGGAGAAGGCGGACGTCCTTTCACAGTCGCACGCAGTGAGAGGCGCGCTGTTGGCGTGAGATGCGCTAGGTTTTTTTTCGAACTCCTTCGTTTTaaacgcgccgcgggcctctgtGCGCCGATGCCTGTCTGTGTGGAATGCAGATCGCATCATACAGCGAAAGAAGCAAGACTACCGCGATCCTgactcgagccgcgcgctcaACAAGCTGAACCAGTCCCTCACTGAGGTTACGGGGATCATGCGACAAAACATCGAAGACATTCTGCAGCGTGGCGAAAACCTCGAAGGTAGGGTAAAGCAGATAAACgatcctgtctcagagacGATTCCTACAAGaacgatgctactgatcaTACTCGCATATGAGCAGCAGTTTTCTACGCCTTTTGGTCTTTCGCCTCATTGatcttcgccgcgcagcgcgtgcaTCTGCATCTGTCGTTTCCCGTCCTCTTCATCTTGGCAACTCTCCCGGCGTTCTGTGACAAATATGCAGCCTGCCTTCTACTGTTTCAGCCTCGCAGACCTGAGGCTATGTTTCTGTTAGGACCGCCCCTCGTGCGCGTCTCTTTCCTTTTTCTgcccccgcctcgcctctgatTGCTTCTCAGTCGAGCTCTGAGTTTCATGTCCCTTCGTGAGCTTTttggcggccgcagcgcccgtTATCTCGCCTTTTGTGGGTCCCGCGCCGTTCCGCCTTTTATCTGCTCCGCCTTTACAGACGTCGGTCGGAAAGCCAGCGACCTGAAGGACGCGTCGGCGAAGGTGAGACGCTTGGTCTCTTGTTGCAGAAGTCCAGCGGCGAATTCGTGCGCTCCAGGGACGCAGGGAGCGGGCAGAGGGCGccttgggggggggggggcgcggaAGGCACGCGTTCTTTGTCTTTGAACTGTGTGCGCATGAGCACGACCTCCATCGCTGTCTGCTGAGTGTGTTTCGACGCAACTGAAATCACGCAGCAGCTCAGCAATTGACTGCGGGGTCTTCCAGCTGCTAAAAACGCCggcttttttcttttccgctGTGTGTGCCTTCAGTTTAAGGGCCTGGCTAAGGCGCTGAGCTTCCGCGCACTGGTGCAGCAGTACGCGCCGCTCCTTGTCGTcattctcttcttcgtgatCCTGTTTTTCTGGAAATTCTTTCTCTAGAACTGATTAGGCTTGCGTTGCcgctctgctgtctccttgCCGGCGCACGGAaggcgctcgctctctctttctctctctcatgGGGCTGGCTTGCcattttcttcttttttttgttttcacTAGCGCCAAGACACGCCCCTTCTGCTTCCCGCTTAAAGACGCGGCTCTGTGAAGCTTGTGACTCTCGTtcctccttccccccctcctggctgcgcggcttcgcctgcctAGCTTCTTTTATTCACAGTCtgtgcgcgcctcttcgcgacACCAGCGCTGAGGTCTTCACTCTTTTGTTCACGTtttgcagcagcagagaacTCGCTGAGCGGCTCGAGCTGCAGATCACGTAGCTATGCGTTCTACGCTCTCAGTGCCTACGTTGCGAGGAGGATGTCTCGGCTTTTTTGCCGCAGTTTGTATCGGTGGAAGTCGGTTTTGCAGGAGCGAACGCGGTCACACGGATGGAGCAAGCGTTCAAAGCGTTgcctgcgcctggcgcgggAGGCAGAGGCTTTTTTCGAGAGTCGACTCCAGCGCGCTTTTCGATAGCCTCGTGCACCCGCTCCTGCGGAGTGACTCGCGATGGAGCGGACTTTAGAGAGAGCCCTGGAAAACGCGTAGAAAGTTCACCTTTTGCAGCGCCAGACTTCTCGAACACTCCACCTGAAGCACGCACGCGCTGAGTGTATTTCTCGCTGGCCTGGCGCGTGTCTCGTCGGCTTTTAGGCACTCAGTCGTCTTCAGATCTTCTCTGGTTGCTCAAGACTTTCTTCTCATTTCTCGGCTCTCGCATGCAAGGAAGCATAGACAAATCCGGCGCACCTCCtcacagaggaggcgcgggcagaGAGATGAGTATTGAGCAACGCCAGCCCCGCGTGTGCGACAGAATTCACTTCACGTACTTTCTGCGTTGCTTAGAGGGGggtcgacgccgaggccaCGGCCGCTGATGCCTTTTGAGATGCATGCCACACGCGTATTCTACTCGTTGTATTCTCGCGTTAGTTTGCTTCACTACGCAGATGCACCGGGCGCGCAAGCTACGAAATCACAGACTACCTGGGGGCGGTAGAATCGCTTTCAAAACCCGATCCAGAGGTAGTTCCGTTGGCATTGAGAGACGAGGgaaagagaggcagacacaCCCCAGCTAGAGTCGAGAAGCGAGTGCATTCGTCGGGAGCGCGTTAGGCACTTTGGTACAACTCAGGAGGCATCTGCGCAGGCTAAGAGAGgtgacgagagagacgaaaagCAATCGATTTGCCTCTCGTTGTAGTAGCGGGAGAGAAGCTCGCGGGACAGGCGCGCGTGAGTCGAGAAGGCAAGGCATCGCCTGTTGAAGAAAAGATGCGGAACATATCGCGGGAAGACACTTGGGTAGTTGAagtcgcctgcgtccgccgTCTCGTCTCCTCAGGCTGCTTGTCTGAGTCGTTTCTCTGTGTTCACGACTCGCGTTTTCGTCCTtgtttttcctttctttttcctctctgtgCTTGACCATGCGATTCCAGGGCGGAGACCGCAGAGAGGTTTCCTGTAACACAAGCGATTTGGGGAAAACTAGACTTCTGCGCAGCCGACAGggcgtcttttctcctcgcagTGAGCATCGTGCCGCCCTTTGGTGTATCGAGGCCTTCTCGGGCGCGGGAAACGCGGGATTTTTTGCATTTTTCACTTCCTTTCTCCTGTTTCTCTAGCAGCTAGACATCTGTTAATCGAGGCGAAGACTGCAGGTCGGTTGAGGCGCTtaagacagacagacagacaggcTCTCTTTGCGCGGCTTCTAGCacggcctcgctgcgctgAGGTGTGTAAGGAGCCTAAACCCGCAGCTCGATTCGCTTCGCagccttcgcgtctcgctctcctctcgttTTCCTCTAAGGagtttctccttcttctgctcaGTCCGTCGCGTGCTTGTTCTCTCCCTTTCTTTCGCCTTGTCTGGCTCGTGTTTGCAGCGGAGTCGCAGACGCAAGCTTAGGGTACTCCCATGCATCCAAGTCCCTCCGTACGGCTGTCTTGTCTTCTGGTTTTCtcccgcgcgctgcttcttTCCCTGCTGCCACACGCATTCTTCTCTCCCCAGCCCTTTATTCGACAGTTGTAGCGTTGTTTTTCAAGCCTGCAAAGGGAGGAGAGAcgtgccggcgccgcgagcgccgaggcgacgccgccgcagcaaacggcgcggagcgccgcacGAGGCATCTGAATGAATagagaagcgcagagaagaaaagaagagaaaaggatGAAGTATGGAAAGCAGGGAGCTCTTTCAATCAGAGAAGCTCTGCGTGAGAGAGGGAGGACTGCCCGTTAGAGGTCTCCCCAGCTTTCTCtcagccgcgctcgcgtcctCAGGCTCGCCGTTTCGTGTGTTCAAGGACTTGCAGGAAAATGTTGGGAAAGACGGCaacgcgcgagcgaagaaTCGTGAGGAGCTAGTTCCTCAGACGTGTGCAGCTCATTCTTTTTTTCAATTTCGGCACGATGGCTGAGTCTGGGCGGTGCGCGCctgtgtctctcctctcccgcggaGACTGGAGGCGGCTGTTGCTGCTCTTTGCGCATCTCTCAAACTGCTTTCCGCCATCTTCCTTCAAGGTTTCAACTGGCCTTTCTcgtgcgcgtggcggcgcccgcgacagaAGCCGTTTCGCCCTTCTCCCTTCGTTTCCTTCTACTCTCTCTGCCAcagctcgctctcgcagacgcagagaacgaCGGTGTGCGCCTCCCTGCCCTCACTCGCCTTTCTGTCTATtttcctccctccctctgtcGCATTCTTCCGTCTCGCATCGCTGCTATCCGTCGACTTCTTCAGCTCTACTTtcgccctcctgcgcgtcggctCGTTCGCCGCATGCTCCTCGGCCGGCTGCTGGGGACCTTCAGACCCTGTTCAACTCTCCCTGCCCGTCTGCGCTGAGGCCGTTCGACTGCCAgtttccctcttcttcttcgtttcctgaggccgcggcagttccgcgcttcgctgcgctctcgcccttttcttcttcttctctgtctgcctcgccccGATGCGTGAGCTACGCCGGGGCTAcaccgccttcctcgtcttcctccgccctcaGTCCCCCACATCCTTTTCCGTTCTCTTCTTTGTCTCACCCGTCAGCTGGAGTTGCGCGCTGCTCGAGTCGAGCGGCGCTCCTTAGGTTTGCGGCACAGTCTTCGCTTCGgctcgcgtctcttcgttctTCTGTCTCATGGGGCCCGAGtatttcctcttctctctgtgggctttcttcgtctcgcgtcgcgcctctgtGTCGGTCGTGGCTTTCGCCTCGGCCCGCAACTTCTCTCCCTCCACAGAGGGACGCACGCGATTCACAGCCGGATGTCGATAGAGATTTTTCCCGCTCTCTGTCGGCTTCTGCTTGCCGCCTTGCCTGGCGAACCGCTCCCTCGTCTCgttcctctgctgcctcttcgcggcctttctcctcctcgcccgctgcgcctctcccccccgcTGCGTCGTTGTCTGAGTCTCCCGTGgtcgcgcgctgctcccCGTCTACAGcccccgcgtcgtcgtcatTTCCGtgcgtctcttcgttctTCGCCGTTCCCTCGCAGGCTGCGCTGGCGTTTCTGCAGGGcgtgccgccgcttcgcggaGGTCGCCGGGGAGGGCAAGAGGGCCGGAGCGCAGCCGActcgcggagagaagaaaacgggtGCGAGTgtggcgacgccggcgcgggtgagtggcagcaggcgcgaggcgccgcgacggtCTCTGAGACCGCCACTGGGAGTGGAGAACGCTCCCATTGCaggccgagcgccgccggcggggctgcagagagcgaacCTGGTCGCCGGCTGTCCAGCGCTGAGGCGACTggcaggaggaagaaagaagtccgcgacgacgcccgcgcgaaccagagggaggcggcgacgaagtcttgtgcagaagaggcgaggggCGTAGTTAAGACGCACCCACGGCGGCACGCagggggcgggcgcgacgaggccgcgagcaGAGGCCAGAAGGGGCGGCAGCAGATCGAAGGAgatgcgccggcgagcgcgaagaatcGCAAAGCGACCAAAAAGAAGTCTCCTGGCGCCGCATCGGGggaagaggccgcaggcgcctctccgAGTGCGGGAGCGGCAAAGATGAAGAAAGAGAacagagaggacgccgctgcgtctgacCTCCGGCAGAGGAAGGCTGAGGCACTCTGGCGACGCATTCTCGCCACCGCGGATCCCGTCCAACGCAGCGAGCTCCTTCAGGCGTTTCCGCCCCCCGCCGTCCTCACTTCGGCCGCTCAGAAGCGAAACATGCTCCTCCAGGTCTCGCCTCAGTCCCCTgcgtcgcgtgcgtcgtcctctgccgTGTCAAAGTCCGCGATACTGCGCATCCCGGCGACGACATTTCGCGCGCTGAGCCTCACGGCGAGTCAacatctgcatgcgtcgaCTGAGGCGCTGAGTCACCTCGCGAACACTTTCGCAGTCTGCGGgcctcgcagcctgcgccgcgagggtACGGTTTCGTACCTCGATCcacccgcgcctcgcgacgcgcgagctgGCTATTCAGCTTTACCTCCTTTGTTTTGTCTTGTGCGAATACATCGCTTTCGATTTTTCCTTGACATGTTGACGACGCTCAGTGCGGCTCTAGAAGAAGCAGCCTGCGCAGGACGCCCCGgaaactcatctgtctcCTAGGTAGTACATAAGAGAGAAGAGCAGTGGCGATAGTAAGTAGATTCGAAACTAAATCAGACATCCAACCAGTAGTTAGATAACTACAGCTGGGGTCGGCTGCGGGTATCTGTTGGAtctcgcaggcgagcggGGAGAGGACGCCTCACGAAGCGACGCGACAGAACGCGATgaggagaggaaagaggaagaaacggAGGAAGCGAATCTTCTCGCCTTTGTCAAACGCGGTCTCCTCGCAGAGGCTCACGACTTGAGCGTCCGGCTGAGCTCGGTGAGGCACCAACGAGAACCGGAAAATCGAAGGCGCGTTTCGATGGCAGATCGACACATCTTTCCAGTGACTCAGTGGCATTTCATGCGTGCCTCGTGCACCTTTCTCCTTGTAGCCACGTTAGCACAAGCCCTTCCGTTTCGCCTACTACATTTGAATAAACTATTCATCAATCAGTGCGCGCACACGCCGTTCTGCGTGCGTGGCAGCGCTTCTGTAGTTGTTCACGAAAGCATCTCttcctttctcctcgcccttgCAGGTGTATGCCAGTGTGTCTCTACGAAACTCGCCGCGTGTCGCCTCCGATTTTCGCTTCGGCGTTCCTTTTGCTTCGTCGGGTGCTTCATACGGCCCCGCATGAGTGTCTACCCTGCCTGTTGCCTTCTCGCTTGCCCAGTGTGCCCGAAAAGTCGCGTTTTCGCGACTATTGCGTGCACGTTTTGCGTGCGGGCTTCAGAGTCTTCTCCACGCGCGATGGCTGGACGGTGCGGAGGGCGACTTGGAGGATTTCGACCTCTTGAAGCGCGAGGGCAAGCTGGTGCACTACTCGTACAACCCGTGGACAGCTTCGCGCGAGAGCTACTTTCTGCTCTTCCTCGTAGATACGGTGAGGCCGCCCTCTGAGAAAGGCCGCATGCGGTTGCTTTGGAGCCTCTCACCTCGAAGCCGAGCACGCACACATTCAAACAAAACTACTCGCAGTCACTCATCTGTCGTCCTCCACGAGCCACACGCCCCTAGCCTGCGTGATCACGCAGCAGACTGGGGACCGCGCGTCTGTCCCTCGGGGCTTGACTGCTGCTGGTCCGCGTTCGAGCTGAGGATCTTCCGGCGCTGCATCCCAGGATCTGGGGGTGGTGGACTTTGCTGAAGCGCGCGCTCCAGAGGGATGGATGACTGGCGTGGGCTTGAAGGCGAGATTCTTCACGTGCCGAGCAGCACAGCGATCTCTGaggacgcgtctgcgccgctgagcCGTAGAATTGTGTGGAGACTTTTTGCTTTCTAGTGCTTTTTCTTTCGTCTCTCGCACGGACGCGCATATGTGAATGCCCCCGTAGGCGGGGTGTgaagctccgccgcggcggaggcggctcgcTCTGCCTTTCTGCCTGCTGGTATCGAGTGTTTCAGGCGATCACACTTGGCTTTGTCGCAGCTCGTTTGTGAGAGCGTAGAATCGCACCCCGCGCCTTTCCGTTGCGTTTTCAGGCGACGGAAGACCTCAgaaagcgcgcgcgagacctCCACGGCGACCGCTTTGACTACTCGCAGCTGCGGGCGTTGGGCCTGTCTCCTTTTACCTCTCCGCTGGCTcatggcggaggcgctgcaccGCCATCGTTGGGTCCTCTGCCGttccccgccctcgcccagcgcgctgaggagacgcagagcacggaagccgcggagcagggcgaggcgctgcactcTCTGATATGCCGCGGATGCTCACatgccttcgccgtcgaggcgACGCGTTTAGTCAACCCGCACTCGCCGCTGAGCTGCCCCCGGTGTGGCGCAACTTCCaccgcttcgcgcgcggcttcgctcgGCGGGCGGGAGACGGGGCGCCCTGGGGCacacggagacgcgcgcgaccgccgccgaggGCTCCAGGTCGAGGAGACACCTTCGGGGACGGAGACTGCGGGGCCCGTGGAGACTGTGGGGTCGGAGAGGCCggcgggagaaggcgaggcaggagagacGAGGGGACTGAGTGAAGGAGAAGCgaaaagggagagaggaaggaagcagcgacaagacggcgagcggctgTGGAAGAGCTTCGTCGGGTGGCGGAAGGTGAGGATGGGCACCCGGGAGTGCGCGATTTCTGCGGCAGACCAAAACTCGAGTTTGCGTAGTTAAGAGCGCACATGTGCGGCAGAGAGGGGGGAATCGTCTTCCTCGCAAAGAACAGAAaccagagaggcgcagccgggagtgccgcgagcgaggagccACGTTTTCGACACGCACTGACTGTCACAAGCCATGGAAAGCATCCGCGACTTGATGCCAGGGACTGAGGGCTGTCATCCGAGTGGAATGCCCATGCCCTTGTCTgattttcttctttttcctgGTGTTATCAGGACGTGCACCGCGCCACGCTTGACGGATTCGAGGGAGGGAGCGcggggccgccggcgcttctccTAGATCGCATTTGGCTCGGTCGCAGACTCCGGTCGCATGCGAGCGGATCGGCTACGACAACCGcggtctcgctctcgcctctctttgCCTCCGCCGAGCTCCTCATCTCGCTCTCAGACCCACGTGTACCACATGGGAAAGTCGGCTTATTCAAACGGCAGGCCTTCCCTCGAGCCGCagcccgcgacgcagaaCGGAACTGCAACGCCGAGCGAAGCTGCGACGCTTCTAGCGCGAGCCTAGAGCTGCTCGAGgccgagaggagaggcgaggcgcgcaccggcgagagcggggacgcggaggaagcgagtTTCCTCCCGCTgttggaggcgccgcgctgctgggTCGTTCcgctcgctggcgtcgtGCCCTCGCTCACGGAGGAGTCGATGCGCGTCCTCACGGGGCTCCCGCAGgccctcgaggaggcgagagaggagcagaggcggctgcgagcaGACGCCCGCAAAGACGCGGGGGACAagacaggcggcgcggagcgcagctcagcgcgacgcagagttCAGAGCTTGCTGGACGCGTCGCAGCCAGGCAACTacgcgctgcgtctcggctGTCAGCCCTTCCTCTCGTCCTTGGCCTCCCTCGAGCCTGCAGCCCTGggcggcgctccgccgcacgcctcTCCCGTCCTGACCCTCCCTGAGGCCGCCAGCGGGGCGGCGAAGGGGGCCCCGGGCGCTCacacaggcgccgcagaagagccaggaggagacgcaggcgagcctGTTTCAGgagcgtctgcagagggggggcggagcgcctccacgtctcgcggacgcgcgtcgcctccgctgcaagGTGACCTGCCTTCATCGATTTTCCCGTTCCTCACCGAGAGTCAGCGAAGCGTGGTCCGCTCGGTGCTGAAGTCTTCCTCGCCGATCATTCTGGTTCAAGGCAAGTGCGACCTCCACGGTGTCTCAAttgcctcgttttctctttgcCTCGTTTTTGGTTTTCCTCGCGGGGCGGGGCCTGCAGGGCTCCGGCTATGCGGACGCGGGAGGTGGGTTCGTCTCGAGCTCTTCTCTCTACGGGCTCCGCTTTCTCACGAGGAGGCGTGCGCACTGCTGCCGCGGACTGACTTTTGGATGCGACAGGTGTAGGCGCCTGAAGATCCTGGTTCCAGCACGTGGATGGCTGCTGGAGGgttccgcggcctcgaccgcgcagggcgacccTACCGGAGATGCTGTCCAGGCGCCCATACTCGAGAAAATACGTTTTTTCTACTTGCGGGATTTGTGTGGCTTTGAGGTTTCAGGGCGGTATGGGGTATTGCagtcataaagaacttgggGGTCTGTATCTCATACCAGGAGTCCTCTTCAGTGCTCTAGGACCTGCAATGTCTTTCTGTATTCGCGCACATGCCGCTGGATTCTATCCAAAACATGTGTCGGATCTGTAAGCGGTCTGGTAACTTAGGATGCCTCGAACCATTTACCGTATTCTCAAAAGTGTGGGCAGCAGCGCTGAAGCAAGTacgcgccgacgaggctgTTCTCAACGCCCTCGGCTCCATGCAGAAGCAAAAGTACCGTGAGCACGATATGCTGCACGCGGAACGTAGGTTCGGGACTGAGACTTCTTTCTTGTATGTTTTTGTCATTTTCCGCGATTTTCGAGATTTTCCGTCTTTCCAGGGCCTCCAGGGACGGGCAAGACGCTGGTCGCCGCATGCATCCTGAGTCTGTGGGCGACAGgcctcgacggcgaagcagctTCGCCGATTTTTGCAGGCGCCGGAACCCACGCAGCAGTCGACGCGCTGCGAACAAAGTTGAGCAGACTCGGTGCGCCTTTCAAGATAAGATCGCCGACAGTCGATGCCCCCCATGTCGACTGAAGCATCTTCCTCAGCAGATGTCCGGAAAATGACACCTTCACAATTTAATGACgcgcatacatatatgtctACATGCACATGAAATTGTgacaatatatatatatatatatatatattccgCGATCTATGTGAGAATGCGTATAGATACGTATGCTTGATCTACGGGAGCGTCTACGCATTCGAGTGGATAGATATTTTCGTGACCTAGcgacgccttccgcctccaTTGAGCCAGCTGCAGCTCTCAACACTCCGATGAGACACAAaaggcctctgcgctgccgaGGCAGCTGATCGGTCTTTAGCGGTGACCGATCTCTCGTGTCTTTTCTTGCTCTAAAGGACGCTTGTTCCAGGCCGTCA is a genomic window of Besnoitia besnoiti strain Bb-Ger1 chromosome IV, whole genome shotgun sequence containing:
- a CDS encoding synaptobrevin family protein (encoded by transcript BESB_053230), encoding MCDITFVSRASDGLLLAETWDESANPQLHALKQQAKQVLKRIGNGPSRCSVDAGPYKYHYLIEDGVAFMTVCGGSYPKKLAFSFLEDVQRAFQEELQTSFGTHAVDYRSIIETIEKPYYFVKFDRIIQRKKQDYRDPDSSRALNKLNQSLTEVTGIMRQNIEDILQRGENLEDVGRKASDLKDASAKFKGLAKALSFRALVQQYAPLLVVILFFVILFFWKFFL
- a CDS encoding hypothetical protein (encoded by transcript BESB_053240), yielding MAESGRCAPVSLLSRGDWRRLLLLFAHLSNCFPPSSFKVSTGLSRARGGARDRSRFALLPSFPSTLSATARSRRRRERRCAPPCPHSPFCLFSSLPLSHSSVSHRCYPSTSSALLSPSCASARSPHAPRPAAGDLQTLFNSPCPSALRPFDCQFPSSSSFPEAAAVPRFAALSPFSSSSLSASPRCVSYAGATPPSSSSSALSPPHPFPFSSLSHPSAGVARCSSRAALLRFAAQSSLRLASLRSSVSWGPSISSSLCGLSSSRVAPLCRSWLSPRPATSLPPQRDARDSQPDVDRDFSRSLSASACRLAWRTAPSSRSSAASSRPFSSSPAAPLPPAASLSESPVVARCSPSTAPASSSFPCVSSFFAVPSQAALAFLQGVPPLRGGRRGGQEGRSAADSRREENGCECGDAGAGEWQQARGAATVSETATGSGERSHCRPSAAGGAAESEPGRRLSSAEATGRRKKEVRDDARANQREAATKSCAEEARGVVKTHPRRHAGGGRDEAASRGQKGRQQIEGDAPASAKNRKATKKKSPGAASGEEAAGASPSAGAAKMKKENREDAAASDLRQRKAEALWRRILATADPVQRSELLQAFPPPAVLTSAAQKRNMLLQVSPQSPASRASSSAVSKSAILRIPATTFRALSLTASQHLHASTEALSHLANTFAVCGPRSLRREGERGEDASRSDATERDEERKEEETEEANLLAFVKRGLLAEAHDLSVRLSSSLLHARWLDGAEGDLEDFDLLKREGKLVHYSYNPWTASRESYFLLFLVDTATEDLRKRARDLHGDRFDYSQLRALGLSPFTSPLAHGGGAAPPSLGPLPFPALAQRAEETQSTEAAEQGEALHSLICRGCSHAFAVEATRLVNPHSPLSCPRCGATSTASRAASLGGRETGRPGAHGDARDRRRGLQVEETPSGTETAGPVETVGSERPAGEGEAGETRGLSEGEAKRERGRKQRQDGERLWKSFVGWRKDVHRATLDGFEGGSAGPPALLLDRIWLGRRLRSHASGSATTTAVSLSPLFASAELLISLSDPRVPHGKVGLFKRQAFPRAAARDAERNCNAERSCDASSASLELLEAERRGEARTGESGDAEEASFLPLLEAPRCWVVPLAGVVPSLTEESMRVLTGLPQALEEAREEQRRLRADARKDAGDKTGGAERSSARRRVQSLLDASQPGNYALRLGCQPFLSSLASLEPAALGGAPPHASPVLTLPEAASGAAKGAPGAHTGAAEEPGGDAGEPVSGASAEGGRSASTSRGRASPPLQGDLPSSIFPFLTESQRSVVRSVLKSSSPIILVQGKCRRLKILVPARGWLLEGSAASTAQGDPTGDAVQAPILEKIRFFYLRDLCGFEVSGRFSVFPGPPGTGKTLVAACILSLWATGLDGEAASPIFAGAGTHAAVDALRTKLSRLGIRSNAVGTLEKKGAYAPASHDMFPIFPPETPRQENHCDRPAYRQRVPVFTDTVYQGRNLRSISPRRILIDEASQITEFRSLIALAHTKCTKLVLVGDPAQISGQSVVAGPVAVRSAFESFLTQSTLPHFFLLDVQFRMPDSMCELISSLFYGGLLKSHSSVLARATELAPSIPWPRRLAQSGVAAAPSSPSAGSAADAGEAASHAEAPLLVLDTAPDRVLAAGTGGFSFASLLEQLSCERQWDLRDIIARDECDVLQLLKADQRGSAWREQRNVPNAPAATRQEESASCSPPSLRNEGSVWLSYYNAAEALLTVRCALLLLRDGVRPGSIGIISPYLGQLALLERMLGKKAHRRVSRQEKSLEGHRLVRGPAPEDKILLSTVDSFQGGEKDYIIFTCVRCNREGVVGFLADWRRLNVAFSRARRGLIVIGNSVTLRQEPTFNALFNFARKLQAVVSVNDPSLREITEGVWPPPSCL